The sequence GCAAGTGATTGATAAATATAAAGACGACATTGCTTTCACATTCCGCCATTTTCCAATAGATACCATACACCCTAACGCCCGCGCAGCAGCACGTGCAGCAGAAGCCGCAGGAGCTCAAGGTAAATTCTTTGAGATGCATGATTTGCTATATCAAACGCAATCCCAGTGGAGTTCTCAGGTAACTACTAACCCTCAGCCTATATTTGAAAATTTTGCTAAAGAAATAGGATTAGACATCAATAAATATACTATTGATTATGCTTCTGATACAACAAACAGCACTATTAACGCAGATAAACAAGAAGGTAACAACAAAGGCGTCAATGGAACGCCAACCTACTTTATTAAT is a genomic window of Candidatus Nomurabacteria bacterium containing:
- a CDS encoding thioredoxin domain-containing protein codes for the protein MDKRFLIIMGIIVVAFLGIFFLGNSNNESQNTQNTGTVSNHTTGNNAKNVELLVYGDFECPACGQFAAIEKQVIDKYKDDIAFTFRHFPIDTIHPNARAAARAAEAAGAQGKFFEMHDLLYQTQSQWSSQVTTNPQPIFENFAKEIGLDINKYTIDYASDTTNSTINADKQEGNNKGVNGTPTYFINGVKIDNGQITSVEGFSKVIEDAISGANQN